A single genomic interval of Plantibacter sp. Leaf314 harbors:
- a CDS encoding LLM class flavin-dependent oxidoreductase: MTRRQHFGWFFSRGFGPQGWGHPYQEWNHDWTKPELYQQSARELEQAGFELIVMEDAVSLGSPDTLDLRVRGAYGGPKHDPLLLAPYLFAATTRIGLAPTINAGITPPYLAARQAATLQHLSSDRFGINLVTDVGSARHVGLEPLSHDAAYDRADEWMAIVRQLWHSWGEGALVADAGSGRYADGARIDAFQHRGEHFRVDGPLNAVPFANGDPIVVSPGGSPRGLAFAGTQSDVQLALAPLEAHAVRAYRARVLAAAQLQGRSADDLRVLFVVKPEIVSSPEEAVRVVEASRHPDESTLRQIALGWSSDLETDLTGLDLDRPVERSVFGEHVSHGTIAGLYGETEDAPLRELLIRKARKGLVADRAGFVGTAEQFADFVEDLGDDGDNDGFLFSGDLHPVTLHRMLDDLVPVLRRRGVLRDELASGGTRANLFGT, from the coding sequence GTGACGCGTCGTCAGCACTTCGGCTGGTTCTTCTCCCGCGGATTCGGGCCGCAGGGCTGGGGGCATCCGTACCAGGAGTGGAACCACGACTGGACCAAGCCGGAGCTCTACCAGCAGTCGGCCCGCGAGCTGGAGCAGGCCGGCTTCGAGCTGATCGTCATGGAGGACGCCGTCTCGCTCGGCTCCCCGGACACGCTCGACCTGCGGGTGCGGGGAGCGTACGGCGGACCCAAGCACGATCCGCTCCTCCTGGCGCCCTACCTGTTCGCCGCGACCACTCGGATCGGGTTGGCGCCGACGATCAACGCCGGGATCACGCCGCCGTACCTGGCCGCGCGGCAGGCCGCGACGCTGCAGCACCTCAGCTCGGACCGTTTCGGGATCAACCTCGTCACCGACGTGGGCAGCGCCCGCCATGTCGGCCTGGAACCGCTGTCGCACGACGCGGCCTACGACCGGGCCGACGAGTGGATGGCGATCGTCCGCCAGCTCTGGCACAGCTGGGGCGAGGGCGCACTGGTCGCCGACGCCGGTTCGGGTCGATACGCCGACGGGGCGCGCATCGACGCGTTCCAGCATCGTGGTGAGCATTTCCGCGTGGACGGCCCGCTGAACGCCGTACCGTTCGCGAACGGCGACCCGATCGTCGTCTCGCCCGGCGGCTCCCCCCGAGGTCTGGCCTTCGCCGGCACGCAATCGGACGTGCAGCTCGCGCTCGCCCCGCTGGAGGCGCATGCGGTCCGTGCCTATCGGGCGAGAGTCCTCGCCGCGGCCCAGCTGCAGGGTAGAAGTGCCGACGACCTGCGGGTCCTCTTCGTCGTGAAGCCCGAGATCGTCTCGAGCCCCGAAGAAGCGGTGCGCGTCGTCGAGGCGTCGCGGCACCCCGATGAGAGCACGCTGCGGCAGATCGCGCTCGGCTGGTCCAGCGACCTGGAGACCGATCTGACGGGCCTGGATCTGGATCGCCCTGTCGAGCGGTCGGTCTTCGGCGAGCATGTCTCCCACGGCACGATCGCGGGCCTGTACGGCGAGACCGAGGACGCACCGCTGCGTGAGCTGCTCATCCGGAAGGCGCGCAAGGGCCTTGTCGCCGACCGCGCCGGCTTCGTGGGCACCGCGGAGCAGTTCGCCGACTTCGTCGAGGACCTCGGCGACGACGGCGATAACGACGGTTTCCTCTTCTCCGGGGACCTGCATCCGGTCACCCTGCATCGGATGCTCGACGACCTCGTCCCCGTTCTGCGGCGTCGCGGGGTGCTCCGCGACGAGCTTGCGTCCGGTGGGACGCGCGCGAACCTGTTCGGAACGTAG
- the dnaE gene encoding DNA polymerase III subunit alpha gives MSFPHLHVASHLSAHYGVTSSAALAGLAAEDGASFLALTDRDGLYGGPKHVGACLAAGIAPGLGVDLAALDEHLEPIGRVVVLAHGQNQGAGFAQLCRVVSAAHGRRDGPAILREDLAAVLGDEPALTVMLGPSSDVGQAVERRDRAAARVALDRWRECVPAGHLVIEVVCHLTDQGVRGNVAAATRLLSLAESAGVPAVLTNAVRYGLPDEAATADLADAARFLRPLAELDDQNELQVNGQAWLKPAKQMRQIARMIVGAGTHDDGAVQRLLGETERLAERCALDPVSDVGWKQPRMPEASVIGISGDPHQALWERARAGVDERYARPGMPSLEDAHRALEHEMRIVEQLGMPSYFLTVAKVADIIREMGIRIQARGSGVGSVLNYALHTSSVEPISNGLIFERFLSPERTNLPDIDLDVESARRHDVYREIFARFGSDRVTLMSMTNAYRSRGAVRDAGLALGMDESMIDLIAKQMWRFNAREFRDALRDKPELADLAEAVRESRELDLLVDVTERLDRLPRHISVHPCGVILSDTSLLHRTPTQLSGMGLPMSQYDKHDMDNMGLIKLDILGVRMQSAMAHAVSEHERLTGETIELDALPLDDEPTYELLRSTRTLGVFQLESPGQMELVGKLQPEVFNDLTVEISLFRPGPMQNNMPLQYLQVRHGETMPDYIDPRLRPILRETRGVVVFHEQVMRIIDELTGCGLGPADVIRRQLADRGRLAGIETFVRDRATARGFQPAVIDKAWTILAGFGSFGFAKAHGAAFALPTFQSAWLKRHHPAEFMAGLLTHDPGMWPKDLILAEARHLDVPVLPIDVQRSGLEYVVEIAPDGRLGVRMSLVEMTGSTEKERARIARHQPFSSLQDFRDRVRPRRRTFEALARVGALDAFIDYIPRRRHELLAHLAGVTTSAQIIADEQLAFELDLPVPERSTITSLELRGRTQTDLELQEMRLAVNRHQMERFYPLFSELGVTPARDLMDLPGGTEVLIAGVRRATNTPPMRGGKRVVFVSLDDGTGPVSNVVFFHDVQEQIGSGVFQTHYLLVRGTTRRSGARGVSVTGAAAWDLFAAQHEWSASGSDLVDITPLRRNAV, from the coding sequence GTGAGCTTCCCACACCTTCACGTCGCGTCGCACCTGTCCGCGCACTACGGCGTCACCTCGAGTGCGGCCCTCGCCGGTCTCGCCGCTGAGGATGGCGCGTCGTTCCTGGCGCTGACGGATCGCGACGGTCTCTATGGCGGCCCGAAGCACGTGGGTGCGTGCCTTGCTGCGGGTATCGCGCCGGGGCTCGGGGTGGATCTCGCTGCACTTGACGAACATCTGGAGCCGATCGGCCGTGTGGTCGTCCTCGCCCACGGTCAGAACCAGGGAGCCGGATTCGCCCAGCTCTGTCGCGTGGTGAGCGCAGCGCATGGCCGTCGTGATGGGCCTGCGATCCTCCGGGAGGACCTCGCGGCGGTGCTGGGCGATGAGCCGGCGCTGACGGTGATGCTCGGGCCGTCGTCCGACGTCGGGCAGGCGGTCGAGCGTCGCGATCGTGCAGCGGCGCGGGTCGCGCTCGACCGGTGGCGCGAGTGCGTTCCTGCTGGGCATCTGGTGATCGAGGTCGTCTGTCATCTCACCGACCAGGGTGTACGCGGGAACGTCGCGGCGGCGACCCGCTTACTGAGCCTCGCGGAGTCGGCTGGTGTCCCAGCTGTGCTGACCAACGCGGTCCGCTACGGGCTCCCCGACGAGGCAGCGACAGCCGACCTCGCTGATGCCGCACGTTTCCTTCGCCCGCTGGCGGAGCTCGACGATCAGAACGAGCTGCAGGTGAACGGGCAGGCGTGGTTGAAGCCGGCGAAGCAGATGCGGCAGATCGCGCGGATGATCGTCGGCGCCGGCACGCATGACGACGGTGCGGTGCAACGGCTGCTGGGGGAGACGGAGCGCCTCGCAGAGCGATGCGCCCTGGATCCGGTGTCCGACGTCGGGTGGAAGCAGCCTCGCATGCCGGAGGCATCGGTGATCGGCATCAGCGGAGACCCCCACCAGGCGCTGTGGGAGCGCGCGCGGGCCGGTGTGGATGAGCGGTACGCACGCCCCGGGATGCCGTCGCTGGAGGACGCGCACCGTGCGCTCGAGCACGAGATGCGGATCGTGGAGCAGCTGGGGATGCCGTCGTACTTCCTCACGGTCGCGAAGGTCGCCGACATCATCCGCGAGATGGGCATCCGCATCCAGGCGCGCGGGTCAGGCGTCGGGTCCGTCCTCAACTACGCCCTGCACACCTCCTCCGTGGAGCCGATCAGCAATGGACTCATCTTCGAGCGGTTCCTCTCGCCCGAGCGCACCAACCTCCCGGACATCGACCTCGACGTCGAATCCGCACGCCGCCACGATGTCTACCGCGAGATCTTCGCCCGCTTCGGGTCCGACCGCGTCACGCTGATGTCGATGACCAACGCCTACCGGTCACGTGGAGCCGTCCGAGACGCCGGCCTCGCCCTGGGCATGGATGAGTCGATGATCGACCTGATCGCCAAGCAGATGTGGCGGTTCAATGCCCGGGAGTTCCGCGACGCGCTCCGCGACAAGCCGGAGCTCGCCGACCTGGCCGAAGCGGTCCGCGAATCGCGCGAGCTCGACCTGCTCGTCGACGTCACGGAACGCCTCGACCGGCTCCCGCGACACATCAGCGTCCACCCCTGTGGCGTCATCCTCTCCGACACCTCGCTCCTGCACCGCACCCCGACGCAGCTGTCGGGCATGGGTCTGCCGATGTCGCAGTACGACAAACACGACATGGACAACATGGGCCTCATCAAGCTCGACATCCTCGGCGTGCGCATGCAATCCGCGATGGCACACGCCGTCAGCGAGCACGAACGACTGACCGGCGAGACCATCGAGCTCGACGCGCTGCCGCTCGACGACGAACCCACCTACGAACTCCTCCGCTCCACCCGCACCCTCGGGGTGTTCCAGCTCGAATCGCCCGGACAGATGGAACTCGTCGGCAAGCTGCAGCCGGAGGTGTTCAACGACCTCACCGTCGAGATCTCGCTCTTCCGCCCTGGACCGATGCAGAACAACATGCCGCTGCAATACCTACAGGTACGACACGGCGAGACCATGCCCGACTACATCGACCCACGGCTCCGCCCCATCCTGCGAGAGACGCGCGGCGTGGTCGTGTTCCACGAGCAGGTCATGCGGATCATCGACGAACTCACCGGCTGCGGCCTCGGCCCCGCCGACGTCATCCGCCGCCAGCTCGCCGACCGTGGCCGCCTCGCCGGCATCGAGACGTTCGTGCGTGACCGCGCCACAGCGCGCGGCTTCCAGCCCGCCGTGATCGACAAGGCCTGGACAATCCTCGCCGGCTTCGGATCCTTCGGCTTCGCCAAGGCCCATGGGGCGGCCTTCGCGCTGCCGACGTTCCAGTCGGCCTGGCTGAAGCGCCATCACCCGGCCGAGTTCATGGCAGGCCTACTCACCCACGACCCGGGCATGTGGCCCAAGGACCTCATCCTCGCTGAAGCCCGCCACCTCGACGTGCCAGTTCTCCCGATCGACGTGCAGCGCTCGGGGCTGGAGTACGTCGTCGAGATCGCACCAGACGGGCGACTCGGCGTGCGCATGTCGTTAGTCGAGATGACGGGAAGCACCGAGAAGGAACGGGCCCGCATCGCGAGGCACCAACCGTTCTCCTCTCTCCAGGACTTCCGGGACCGTGTGCGCCCGCGCCGCCGCACCTTCGAGGCGTTGGCACGCGTCGGTGCGCTCGACGCGTTCATCGACTACATCCCCAGACGGCGCCACGAGCTTCTCGCCCATCTCGCGGGTGTCACCACGAGTGCCCAGATCATCGCCGACGAGCAACTCGCCTTCGAACTCGACCTCCCCGTGCCGGAGCGCAGCACGATCACCTCACTCGAGCTCCGAGGCCGGACCCAGACCGACCTCGAACTCCAAGAGATGCGCCTGGCGGTGAACCGCCACCAGATGGAACGCTTCTACCCACTGTTCAGTGAACTCGGGGTGACGCCGGCACGCGATCTCATGGACCTCCCCGGCGGAACCGAAGTCCTCATCGCCGGCGTCCGCCGAGCCACCAACACACCACCGATGCGCGGCGGCAAGCGCGTCGTCTTCGTCTCACTCGACGACGGCACCGGACCGGTCTCAAACGTCGTGTTCTTCCATGACGTCCAAGAGCAGATCGGGTCGGGCGTCTTCCAGACGCACTACCTGCTCGTGCGCGGCACGACGAGGCGCTCAGGTGCGCGAGGCGTCTCGGTCACCGGAGCGGCGGCATGGGACTTGTTCGCCGCGCAGCACGAGTGGTCGGCGAGTGGGTCCGATCTTGTGGACATCACGCCGTTGCGACGGAATGCCGTGTGA
- a CDS encoding putative oxygenase MesX, translating into MTNEFTFSTTITSFDEDYSPAESSRITTNFANLARGARRKENLRTALAMIDDRFNDLVPGDDPSRGRYTVGLDIVSVGLRLSADGEDREFPLLEVLRTRIIDRRTGRCQPGTLGNNFSSYLRDHDFSVRLPAVNASQTEFTVPDDFGVLHGALFKHFLTSAQYAELAPTPPVICISVSTSRTYRRTGSSHPILGVEYRQDELSLTDRYFAQMGLRARFFMPPGSAAPLAFYSGGELLEDYSDLQLVATISTMETFQKIYRPEIYGARSVAADVYRPNLEEQDYARPAVAYDREERGRLAIEQGQFADEHLMKPHGERLRQWAAGHTEAVR; encoded by the coding sequence ATGACGAACGAGTTCACCTTCAGTACGACCATCACCTCCTTCGACGAGGACTACTCGCCGGCGGAAAGCTCCCGGATCACCACCAACTTCGCCAATCTGGCCCGGGGTGCGCGCCGCAAGGAGAACCTTCGCACGGCGCTGGCGATGATCGATGACCGGTTCAACGACCTCGTGCCCGGCGACGATCCGAGCCGAGGCCGCTACACCGTCGGACTCGACATCGTCTCCGTGGGCCTGCGCCTCTCCGCGGACGGCGAGGACCGGGAGTTCCCGCTGCTGGAGGTCCTGCGCACGAGGATCATCGACCGCCGCACCGGTCGATGTCAGCCCGGAACCCTGGGGAACAACTTCTCGTCCTACCTCCGCGACCACGACTTCAGCGTGCGGCTGCCGGCGGTCAACGCCTCGCAGACGGAATTCACCGTCCCCGACGACTTCGGCGTGCTGCACGGCGCGCTCTTCAAGCACTTCCTCACCTCCGCGCAGTACGCGGAGCTCGCACCGACGCCGCCCGTCATCTGCATCAGCGTCTCGACGAGTCGGACGTACCGGCGCACCGGGAGCAGCCATCCGATCCTCGGCGTCGAGTACCGGCAGGACGAGCTCTCGCTGACCGACCGGTACTTCGCGCAGATGGGCCTGCGCGCCCGCTTCTTCATGCCGCCCGGCAGCGCGGCACCGCTCGCGTTCTACTCCGGCGGCGAGCTGCTCGAGGACTACTCGGACCTCCAGCTCGTCGCCACCATCAGCACCATGGAGACGTTCCAGAAGATCTACCGGCCCGAGATCTACGGTGCGCGCTCGGTGGCCGCCGACGTCTACCGGCCGAACCTCGAGGAGCAGGACTACGCGCGGCCAGCGGTCGCCTACGACCGAGAGGAGCGAGGCCGGCTCGCGATCGAGCAGGGGCAGTTCG
- a CDS encoding O-acetylhomoserine aminocarboxypropyltransferase/cysteine synthase family protein: MSRSAPAPQSSAAAGFSTRQVHAGAVPDGAHGARVTPVHLSAGFVFDSFEHARERFAGEDEGYLYTRNGNPTTEEVERRIADLEGGAEAILVASGQAATASALLGIVQAGDRVLSSRRLYEGNRGLLVQNFGRLGIGVDFVDDAGDLEEWERRIGPDTRVLFGEPIPNPKNDLLDVPALAAIAHRHGLPFVVDNTLATPYLLRPIEHGADVVVHSTSKFLAGHGAALGGVIVDAGTFDWGARPALFPHLNQAERAFDGRSWAEQRGRRAFVSYTRDIVVSRLGPTPSPLNSFLLRQGIETLSLRVERHSSNALAVARFLERQSEVVSVDYSGLESSPSFALAQRLLPRGQGSVFSFTVAGGEAGAAAFIDAVELFSHMTHLGDVRSLVLHPASTTHAGRTPAERAAAGIHPGLLRLSIGIEDVDDLLRDLNRGLAAVRALAAEA, encoded by the coding sequence ATCTCGCGATCGGCGCCCGCACCGCAGTCCTCCGCGGCTGCTGGCTTCTCGACCCGTCAGGTGCACGCGGGAGCCGTGCCCGACGGTGCGCACGGGGCGCGGGTCACCCCTGTGCACCTCAGCGCCGGCTTCGTGTTCGACAGTTTCGAGCATGCACGGGAGCGGTTCGCAGGCGAGGACGAGGGGTACCTGTACACCCGCAACGGCAACCCGACCACCGAGGAGGTCGAGCGGCGGATCGCCGACCTCGAGGGCGGGGCAGAGGCGATCCTGGTGGCGAGTGGGCAGGCGGCTACCGCCTCCGCACTCTTGGGGATCGTGCAGGCCGGCGACCGGGTGCTCTCGTCGCGTCGGCTGTACGAGGGCAATCGCGGGCTGTTGGTGCAGAACTTCGGACGGCTCGGGATCGGTGTGGACTTCGTCGACGACGCCGGCGATCTCGAGGAGTGGGAGCGCCGGATCGGACCCGACACCCGCGTGCTCTTCGGTGAGCCCATCCCGAATCCCAAGAACGACCTGCTCGACGTCCCGGCGCTGGCGGCGATCGCCCACCGGCACGGGCTCCCGTTCGTCGTCGACAACACGCTCGCCACTCCGTACCTCCTGCGGCCGATCGAGCACGGGGCCGACGTGGTCGTGCACTCGACCAGCAAGTTCCTGGCCGGGCACGGCGCCGCCCTCGGTGGCGTGATCGTCGATGCCGGCACGTTCGACTGGGGCGCGCGACCCGCGCTCTTCCCGCACCTGAACCAGGCGGAGCGCGCGTTCGACGGGCGCAGCTGGGCCGAGCAGCGCGGCAGGCGCGCGTTCGTCTCCTACACCCGCGACATCGTGGTGTCGCGCCTCGGCCCGACGCCGTCGCCGCTGAACTCGTTCCTCCTCCGGCAGGGCATCGAGACGCTGTCGCTGCGGGTGGAGCGGCACTCGAGCAACGCCCTCGCCGTCGCCCGCTTCCTCGAACGACAGTCCGAGGTCGTCTCGGTGGACTACTCCGGTCTGGAGTCGAGCCCGTCGTTCGCGCTCGCGCAGCGGCTACTCCCCCGCGGTCAGGGCTCTGTCTTCTCGTTCACCGTGGCCGGAGGCGAAGCAGGCGCCGCCGCCTTCATCGACGCCGTCGAGCTCTTCAGCCACATGACCCACCTCGGCGATGTGCGCTCCCTGGTGCTGCACCCGGCGTCGACCACGCACGCCGGGCGCACTCCGGCCGAGCGGGCCGCCGCCGGCATCCATCCGGGTCTTCTCCGACTGTCCATCGGCATCGAGGACGTCGACGACCTCCTTCGGGACCTGAACCGCGGGCTGGCTGCCGTGCGAGCCCTGGCCGCGGAGGCGTGA